The proteins below are encoded in one region of Sminthopsis crassicaudata isolate SCR6 chromosome 1, ASM4859323v1, whole genome shotgun sequence:
- the LOC141550064 gene encoding uncharacterized protein LOC141550064: MELLKLLPTQVGCTDFQAMYKGLDLVHAVLAPSTQQAVFQARKNYLIQQASKEGSACTFSSANSRIWLQDNFGLSSVLATYGDFLQLNPGFKGFEVTDLLTATQLGELLVSSNILMDTTKADAESNALKVIETFQQRNISELQIFLQTVTSLAIQKNITAIANARVGRAILTGIFQVLKVELPSMNPANIEAWFGGNLTLYLSYITSRELTILPPVTSCQQLQAIVKGMDLAFDQMGTDSRSDVARWVVGVIPSLGCKISGDGLDHTFWRFKTIVNITDLVAIDQNFDVTQRIEELMPFQLGQLWRIPGAISITSVQKVFDRLASIPGAQTLIDFWDELSSPQTKPWNISVDLRHTMLVRTLEQLESQLSTLVESEALQWFEKRLASVLDTIDASVLRHIPVTLPCGPYRALVTAVSTKYDDLVQSQKTDVFNFLASFLTQKTPNTGPSCDRQTNTRNWLTKYLGRFSQEATYLQLVNYHQKFDVGAVLDILTNNQLGDALACSDLLTTTELDPRFTRFFQQSSTQAIHQILTTFTRTARLGSSQCKIEVLPPAEPARWLLTSFLSLTSIERETFTSADWNTTFQEELLFFLPMFNESTLALVVPRDVPSLVTIVSSLNMAHSLMPAASRRAVALWILQHLRTLQVIPVEPFTEWIKSTWGSFFSELTLEEVKSLGGNFSPAEVLSYLDVRQRVEFMVTPDVLSNVTTVRAVLESLVSNQDRIPLATMDQFLAEFNLALTKANSPTLPAHVRQSILDMLLPSLALHFVAFSEKDYELWFQNLRLLLPSINAQGLSLLPLDLSYSSYSAIVGAFNDVSSQCSLQTSQNIYDFIQNVLSYQLRVSGSVFPEAYNNSQSYLQLFGQFLSFANYTELITFYPAFNGFEVLNRLSAQQLGEMMLVVGAIRSERLTIRILAEMEERPFRDMAEFLARFNAVAQLRGVTILPDARVRTFTLETIFQLLPFRTFTAQDYDFWFGHLMSLFLPSIDSRLLRLIPQDIDCQAQQSLVAALDGVFDHLTDDQRRLIHGWIRSYLEAHLQTQGATCSADATSSLWISHNYKSFRGFATVEEFSALNPNFEGIPALTELSAGQLAQLMVQTGAIADEETVLKVMDQINSTLHLAQFFNSLNALSPAQLQGSVHTGLLLSLAFQHLSLHFPKFQSSDFAYWFQSGLQHVLQAVNETFIAQIPLTISCDGYQNILKGFNNVYQLIPAPNSPSVYGFCKAFLTAKAQSGTPCGADIPSSKVWLDTYLGNFSIFADYQDLLLWNGKFQGLSLLDKMTPVQLASFAIQSGTISLEKDMDLVLARLQNMPTEAVNQFLSQLTTELQLSNGTIQNAVVRRKMLKQLVGQIQGEFLSWRPRDWTLFLSTKLLPLLPSLGAEDAQLLLSYVSGCDNFQAFVASLGAAYSSMAPENRQGVAQALVAFLGIQANTTGSACGGTLEASMSTQDWLWKNFGPFAFDVDYGDFMKLKDDFNGFDVQENLTSTQLAHVFFTPGVLEDSGLVSILLSTLENRTTSSMIAFVTEFVSVAQQQGISALTSVPVRDAMFAAIFHKVRSRLSRLSPLSPQEYKDWFRHKLGLWLPSITAEALASLPRNMPCGIFQIVMGGLEQSFPQMALSTRQDVFNFAKGYLVSRPSADRCTLL; encoded by the exons ATGGAACTGCTCAAGCTGCTGCCCACCCAGGTGGGCTGTACAGACTTCCAAGCCAT GTACAAGGGCCTTGACCTTGTGCATGCTGTCCTGGCCCCATCCACCCAGCAGGCAGTGTTTCAGGCCAGGAAGAACTACCTGATACAACAAGCTTCCAAAGAAG GTTCTGCATGTACATTCTCCTCTGCCAACAGTCGCATCTGGCTCCAAGACAACTTCGGCCTTTCCAGTGTGCTAGCCACCTACGGTGACTTCCTACAGCTAAACCCAGGCTTCAAAGGG TTTGAGGTGACAGACCTACTCACAGCCACCCAGCTTGGGGAACTACTGGTCTCCTCCAACATCCTCATGGACACCACCAAGGCAGATGCCGAATCAAATGCCCTCAAAGTGATTGAAACCTTTCAACAGAGGAATATTTCTGAGCTACAAATCTTCCTTCAGACTGTGACTTCTTTGGCTATTCAG aaaaacattACAGCCATCGCCAATGCCAGAGTGGGCAGAGCAATCCTCACAGGCATCTTCCAAGTCCTGAAAGTAGAATTACCCTCTATGAATCCAGCCAACATTGAAGCTTGGTTTGGTGGAAACTTGACCTTGTACCTATCATATATCACTTCCAGAGAGTTGACCATCCTACCCCCAGTTACCAGCTGCCAACAGCTGCAGGCCAT TGTCAAGGGCATGGATTTAGCTTTTGACCAGATGGGCACAGACTCCAGAAGTGATGTGGCCCGATGGGTGGTAGGAGTCATCCCGAGCCTTG GATGCAAAATCTCAGGAGATGGACTAGACCACACCTTCTGGAGATTCAAGACCATCGTGAACATCACTGACCTTGTTGCCATTGATCAGAACTTTGATGTG ACACAAAGAATTGAAGAGTTGATGCCATTCCAGCTGGGCCAGCTATGGAGGATCCCTGGAGCTATCTCTATAACCAGTGTCCAGAAGGTTTTTGACCGCCTGGCATCCATCCCTGGAGCCCAGACCCTGATTGACTTCTGGGATGAGCTCAGCAGCCCCCAGACAAAG CCCTGGAATATCTCTGTGGACCTGAGACATACCATGTTGGTCCGGACCCTAGAGCAGCTAGAATCCCAGCTTTCTACTCTGGTTGAATCTGAGGCTCTCCAATGGTTTGAGAAACGGCTGGCATCTGTCTTGGACACCATTGATGCATCTGTGCTCCGTCACATCCCTGTCACCTTGCCTTGTGGTCCCTACAGAGCTCT AGTCACAGCCGTCAGCACCAAGTATGATGACCTGGTCCAGTCTCAGAAGACAGATGTgtttaattttcttgcatcatttctAACACAGAAAACCCCAAACACAG GTCCTTCTTGTGATCGACAAACCAACACTAGGAACTGGCTCACCAAGTATTTAGGAAGATTTTCCCAGGAGGCTACATACCTTCAGCTGGTCAACTACCACCAAAAGTTTGACGTG GGGGCTGTACTGGACATCCTAACCAACAACCAGCTGGGGGATGCTCTGGCCTGTTCCGACCTGCTGACCACAACTGAGCTGGATCCTCGTTTCACACGGTTCTTCCAGCAAAGTTCTACCCAGGCCATACACCAGATCCTGACCACGTTCACCAGGACGGCCCGACTG GGCTCGTCTCAGTGCAAAATCGAAGTCCTGCCTCCTGCAGAACCTGCAAGGTGGCTCCTGACAAGTTTCTTGTCCCTCACATCAATCGAGAGGGAGACCTTCACCTCCGCAGACTGGAACACTACCTTCCAGGAAGAGCTGCTCTTCTTTCTGCCCATGTTTAATGAATCCACATTGGCTTTAGTTGTCCCCCGGGATGTTCCCTCCCTGGTCACTAT TGTGTCAAGCTTGAACATGGCTCACAGCCTCATGCCTGCAGCCTCCCGGAGAGCAGTTGCCCTGTGGATCCTGCAGCATCTCAGGACCCTGCAGG TTATCCCTGTGGAGCCCTTCACTGAGTGGATAAAGAGCACATGGGGTTCCTTCTTCTCAGAGCTGACACTGGAAGAAGTGAAGTCTCTTGGTGGAAATTTCAGTCCA GCTGAGGTTCTAAGCTACTTGGATGTCCGACAACGGGTAGAATTTATGGTTACCCCAGACGTGCTCTCCAATGTCACCACAGTGAGGGCTGTTCTAGAGAGCCTGGTGTCCAACCAGGATAGGATCCCATTGGCCACAATGGACCAGTTCTTGGCTGAGTTCAACCTGGCTCTCACCAAG GCCAACAGCCCTACCCTTCCAGCCCATGTGAGACAAAGCATCCTGGACATGCTGCTTCCCAGCCTGGCCTTGCACTTCGTGGCCTTCTCCGAGAAGGACTATGAGCTCTGGTTCCAAAACCTGCGTCTCCTGCTTCCTAGCATTAATGCCCAGGGCCTCAGTCTGCTCCCACTAGACCTCAGCTATTCTTCTTACAGTGCCAT AGTTGGTGCATTCAATGATGTCTCCTCCCAGTGTTCTCTTCAGACATCCCAGAATATCTACGACTTCATCCAAAATGTCCTGAGTTACCAGCTTAGAGTCTCAG GCTCTGTGTTCCCTGAAGCCTACAACAACAGCCAGAGTTATCTTCAGCTCTTTGGCCAATTTCTAAGCTTTGCCAACTACACTGAACTCATCACTTTCTACCCAGCATTTAATGGG TTCGAAGTCTTGAATAGGCTCTCAGCCCAGCAACTTGGGGAGATGATGCTAGTAGTAGGTGCAATAAGGAGCGAGCGCTTAACCATCAGAATTCTGGCTGAGATGGAGGAGCGACCCTTCAGGGACATGGCTGAATTCCTGGCCAGATTCAATGCAGTGGCCCAGCTG AGGGGCGTCACCATCCTGCCTGATGCCCGCGTCCGGACCTTCACCCTCGAGACCATCTTCCAGCTACTCCCATTCCGCACCTTCACAGCTCAGGATTATGATTTCTGGTTTGGCCACCTGATGTCCCTCTTCTTGCCCAGCATCGACAGCAGACTCCTACGGCTCATTCCCCAAGACATCGACTGCCAGGCGCAGCAGAGCTT GGTGGCTGCCCTAGATGGTGTATTTGATCACTTAACAGACGACCAAAGGAGATTAATCCATGGCTGGATCCGAAGCTATCTTGAGGCCCATCTTCAGACACAAG GTGCCACCTGCTCTGCGGATGCTACCAGCAGCCTCTGGATCTCCCACAATTACAAGAGTTTCCGAGGATTTGCCACTGTGGAAGAATTCTCAGCCCTTAACCCAAATTTTGAGGGG ATTCCGGCACTGACCGAGCTATCTGCAGGCCAGCTGGCCCAGCTCATGGTGCAGACAGGAGCAATAGCTGACGAAGAGACCGTCCTGAAAGTCATGGACCAGATAAATTCAACTTTGCACCTGGCACAATTTTTTAATAGCCTCAATGCCCTCTCCCCA GCCCAGCTCCAAGGCAGCGTCCACACCGGCCTCCTGCTCAGCCTCGCCTTCCAGCACCTCTCTCTCCACTTTCCCAAGTTCCAGAGCTCAGACTTTGCCTACTGGTTCCAGAGTGGCCTCCAGCATGTATTACAGGCAGTGAACGAGACCTTTATTGCCCAGATCCCCCTGACCATCTCATGTGATGGCTACCAGAACAT ATTAAAAGGATTCAATAATGTCTACCAGCTCATTCCTGCCCCCAATTCCCCCAGCGTATATGGATTTTGCAAAGCCTTCCTCACAGCCAAAGCTCAGTCAG GAACACCATGCGGAGCCGACATTCCCAGCTCTAAGGTGTGGCTGGACACATACCTGGGGAACTTCAGTATTTTCGCTGATTATCAGGACCTGCTGCTTTGGAATGGGAAATTTCAAGGG CTCTCTTTGCTGGACAAAATGACCCCCGTCCAGTTGGCCTCCTTTGCCATACAGTCTGGTACCATCAGCCTTGAAAAAGACATGGATCTGGTCCTTGCCAGGCTGCAGAACATGCCTACAGAAGCTGTGAACCAATTCCTGAGCCAACTCACCACGGAACTCCAGCTG TCAAATGGGACCATCCAAAATGCAGTGGTCAGAAGGAAGATGCTCAAGCAACTGGTGGGCCAGATTCAAGGAGAATTCTTAAGCTGGAGACCACGAGACTGGACCCTATTCCTTTCAACCAAGCTCCTGCCTCTCCTTCCCAGCCTGGGTGCCGAGGATGCCCAGCTCCTTTTGTCCTATGTGTCTGGATGTGACAACTTCCAAGCTTT TGTGGCATCTCTTGGGGCTGCCTACTCCTCCATGGCACCTGAAAACAGACAAGGTGTGGCTCAGGCCTTGGTGGCTTTTCTTGGAATCCAGGCAAACACTACAG GTTCGGCCTGTGGTGGAACCCTGGAGGCCTCAATGAGTACTCAGGACTGGCTTTGGAAGAATTTTGGACCATTTGCATTTGATGTTGATTATGGAGATTTCATGAAACTGAAGGATGACTTCAATGGA TTTGATGTCCAGGAAAATCTCACGTCGACACAGCTGGCCCACGTGTTCTTCACTCCTGGGGTCCTAGAAGACTCTGGTCTTGTGAGCATCCTCCTATCGACACTAGAGAACAGAACTACATCCAGCATGATTGCTTTTGTCACAGAATTTGTCTCCGTGGCCCAGCAG CAAGGAATCTCAGCCCTGACCAGCGTGCCCGTCCGTGACGCCATGTTTGCTGCCATCTTCCACAAAGTGCGTTCCCGCCTCAGCCGCCTCAGCCCCCTCAGCCCCCAGGAGTACAAGGACTGGTTCAGACACAAGCTCGGCCTCTGGCTCCCTAGCATCACTGCTGAAGCCCTTGCCAGCCTCCCCAGGAACATGCCCTGTGGCATTTTCCAAATTGT